From Ascochyta rabiei chromosome 12, complete sequence, the proteins below share one genomic window:
- a CDS encoding [Acyl-carrier-protein] S-malonyltransferase codes for MITPWLEAFPRTAKPILEEIDATLNLPHTPLTRIIESGTNAELTCTENAQPAIMATSILILRILEREFGFKTSERVDITLGHSLGEFAALVAGGYLTFQDALNMVRRRAEVASRCSKEAVEAEGGEFGMVALVCESEERMAALVAAIHEFLRLGGSRSDSNDDLPAVQQVLIANINSKNQIVLSGSIARINTLLTNLRQFGGHDPRHVRLKSDTPFHGPLMKPTYETVKRMLYKEKKDGSDIVTWPGLMPCVSNVTGRPYESKDQLKDLLARSCVETVQWWKSVKYLHEEENVRRYVGIGPGKVGRNLVGKEVGMKGAVKGGGVWAITSPKDMEEVVRALDDTEASED; via the coding sequence ATGATAACACCATGGCTCGAGGCCTTCCCACGCACCGCGAAGCCCATCCTCGAAGAGATCGACGCTACACTGAACCTGCCGCACACACCGCTCACCAGAATCATAGAGTCTGGCACCAACGCCGAGCTCACGTGCACGGAGAACGCACAGCCGGCGATCATGGCGACCAGCATCCTCATCCTGCGCATACTGGAGCGAGAGTTCGGTTTCAAAACATCTGAGCGCGTCGACATCACGCTGGGTCACTCACTGGGCGAGTTTGCGGCTCTGGTAGCTGGAGGATATCTCACCTTCCAAGACGCGCTGAACATGGTACGACGGCGCGCAGAAGTTGCCAGCAGATGCAGCAAGGAAGCCGTCGAGGCCGAGGGCGGCGAATTTGGCATGGTCGCCCTAGTCTGTGAATCAGAAGAACGCATGGCAGCTCTTGTGGCTGCAATACACGAGTTTCTGCGCCTGGGTGGCTCGCGCTCCGACTCCAACGACGACCTCCCAGCCGTACAACAAGTCCTCATCGCCAACATCAATTCGAAGAACCAAATCGTGCTCAGCGGTAGCATAGCGCGCATCAACACCCTCCTTACGAACCTGCGCCAATTCGGCGGCCATGACCCGCGGCATGTTAGGCTGAAGTCCGACACCCCCTTCCATGGCCCACTTATGAAGCCCACCTACGAGACGGTAAAACGCATGCTATATAAAGAAAAAAAAGACGGGAGCGACATTGTCACATGGCCAGGCCTGATGCCATGCGTGTCAAATGTGACAGGGAGACCATACGAGAGCAAAGACCAGCTAAAAGACCTATTAGCACGTAGCTGCGTCGAAACGGTGCAATGGTGGAAGAGCGTCAAGTATCTCCACGAAGAAGAGAATGTCCGCCGCTACGTCGGCATCGGCCCTGGGAAAGTAGGCAGAAATCTGGTCGGCAAAGAGGTCGGCATGAAAGGCGCAGTCAAAGGTGGAGGCGTATGGGCGATTACAAGTCCAAAGGACATGGAAGAAGTTGTGCGCGCACTCGATGACACGGAAGCTTCCGAAGACTGA